The genomic window CACCCAGGCGCTGAATGATGGCACACTGACCCGTGCCGAGTTAAAGAACCTGATGCAGCGGTCGAATGGTCCTGCTTTGCGTCACCTTGTGATTTGGGTTGTTGCACTTCTGGCGACAGGCAGCCTGATCTACCTCACAGCGGATACGCTGCTTATTTGGCCTGCGATGTTCCTGCACGGTGTTATTCTGGTGCATCACTTTTCGCTGCAACATGAATGCTGCCATTACACAGTCTTCAAGACACGGTGGCTGAACGACCTGTTTGGCAATATCTGCGGCTTTATCATCATGTTGCCGAACAGACATTTCAGATACGAGCATTGTGATCATCACACATATACCCAGCTTCATGACGAAGACCCTGAACTTATCCCGCTTCCCAAAAATCTTGCGGGCTATTTTTGGTACCTGTCATCAATCCCTTATTGGAAGACAAAATTTTCTGAAATCGGACGCCATATCATGGGCCGCCTGACCGATGAAGAAAGGCGCTTCATCCCGAAGGAAGAGTATAACACCGTCTTCTGGGAAGCACGCCTGATGATGATCGGTTACGCCGCCATTGTGTTGGCTTGTGCCGCGACTGGCTGGTGGGCACCTGTCTGGTACTGGTGGTTGCCCGTTGTGCTGGGCGAGCCTGTCATGCGGTTCATTCGTATGACTGAACATGTTGGCAA from Rhodophyticola sp. CCM32 includes these protein-coding regions:
- a CDS encoding fatty acid desaturase family protein, which gives rise to MAANVLTPITQALNDGTLTRAELKNLMQRSNGPALRHLVIWVVALLATGSLIYLTADTLLIWPAMFLHGVILVHHFSLQHECCHYTVFKTRWLNDLFGNICGFIIMLPNRHFRYEHCDHHTYTQLHDEDPELIPLPKNLAGYFWYLSSIPYWKTKFSEIGRHIMGRLTDEERRFIPKEEYNTVFWEARLMMIGYAAIVLACAATGWWAPVWYWWLPVVLGEPVMRFIRMTEHVGKPCVREMSDNTRTNYVTRPMQFLCWNMNYHAEHHYASSVPFFALPKLHEKLKTVIQVEERGYLGAHIDILGQLTGRKIRSDAVEEAVSGT